In Deefgea piscis, the DNA window ATTCGCTGCCAACCAACAAGTATTAAATCAAGCACAGCGTAGCTTAGAAGTTTTACTTGGACGTTACCCCGCCGCGGAAGTCACTGCGGCCAATCAATTGCCAACAGCAGCAATGACGCTACCAGCGGGCATTCCGTCCGAGTTGATGACGCGCCGTCCTGATGTATTGGCAGCAGAGCAGCGCTTTCGGGCGGCGTTTCAAGATGTTGAAGTTGCCAAACGCGCTCGCCTGCCTTCTTTAAAGCTCACGGGTGGCGTGGCGTATATCGAGGAGTCGGTGATTCAACTAGACCCTAGCCTCAAAAACCCCCTTTGGGCTTTAACGGGCCAATTGCTGGCGCCAATTTTCACTGGTGGCTTGTTGGAAGCACAAGTTGAAGCGAAAAATGCCAAGCAACTCGAAGCCATGGCCCAATACAGTAAAACGGCGATGATGGCGTTAAATGAAGTTGAAGGTGCATTGTCGAACGAGCGAGTACTATTACAACGGCAAACTGCACTGCAAACCCAAACGGTGCAATTTAAAAAGGCAGTCGAACTCGCAATGGTGCAACTCAAAGTCGGCAAAGCAGATCGCTATAGCGTATTGCAACAGCAATTTAATCTAGCGAGCGCCGAAGCCAATCTACTGCGTGTACAAAGTGAGCGCCTGAGTAATCGGGTGAGTTTACATCAAGCATTAGGTGGGCACTTCCCTAGCTAACTCATAGGTATTGCTCTCTCGATTTTGATTTAAATGTTCTAGAGAGCAATACCTAATCGTAGAGCGCGGGCTATTGGCCTATCCAAAGCAATAAAAAAAGCGCTTTCTGCGCTTTTTTTACCTGTAATTTCGTTTGATTTACCCTGGCCCTAACAAGCAAGCAAACACACGACGACTTATTTTTTCGCTTTATGTTCAAAGTAAAGCTTCATCAGCAGTACCGCCCCCGCCAATAACAAGGTCACCGAGTTAGCCAAAATCAACGGCCAATCGCCGAGCATAAAGCCATACACCAGCCATAAACTCACCCCGGTAACAAAAATCAAATACATACCTAAGGAAATATCTTTCGCCGAACGACTACGCCAAACCTGCCAGACTTGCGGCACAAAAGCGATGGTGGTGCATAGCGCGGCGGACATGCCAATTAAACTCAATACATTCATCACTCAATACTCATTCCATGGATTGGCAATTCGGTCGCGCAAAGTACTTCTAACCACTGCGCCGCAAACAACCCGTACATTCATCCGACTTGCCATAAAAAAACGGCGCTCTGCGCGCCGTTATCTTAAAAAGCTAAACCTTATTTCGCCAGCAAAATCCGCAACATGCGGCGCAGTGGCTCAGCGGCGCCCCAAAGTAATTGGTCACCAATCACAAATGCGCTGATGTATTCAGGGCCCATATTCAGTTTACGCACACGGCCAACACCGATATCGAGCTTGCCCGTGATTTGCGCTGGGATCAGCTCTTTTACGGTCACTTCGCGATCGTTCGGTACCCATTTCACCCAATCGTTACCCGATTTGATGATGGATTCGATTTCAGCCAGTGGCAGATCTTTTTTCAGTTTGATGGTTAATGCCAAGCTATGGCAACGCATCGCACCAATCCGTACACACAAACCATCGACTGGAATTGTGGCGTCAGAGCCGAGGATTTTGTTCACTTCGGCTTGGCCTTTCCATTCTTCTTTGGATTGGCCGTTGTCGAGTTGCTTGTCGATCCACGGGATCAAACCACCAGCGAGTGGCGCACCAAAAAATTCAGTGGGTACGTCGTTTGAAATGGTGTGTGCGACTTTTTTGTCGATGTCTAAAATCGCTGAAGCTGGCGTTGCCAACTCATCGGCTACGGCGTTGTATACCACGCCCATGCCTTTAAGCAATTCACGCATGTGGTTCGCGCCGCCGCCGGATGCCGCTTGATACGTCATTGACGAAACCCAGTCGACCAAACCGGCTTTAAACAAACCGCCCATACCCATCAACATGATCGAGTTGGTACAGTTGCCGCCGATGTAGTTTTTTACGCCACGGGCCAAAGCGCCTTGGATCACGTCGTCATTCACCGGATCGAGCACGATGACGGCATTGTCTTCCATCCGCAAGGTTGAAGCGGCATCAATCCAGTAGCCTTGCCAACCGCTAGCACGCAGTTTTGGGAAAACTTCGGTGGTGTAGTCGCCGCCTTGGCAAGAAATAATCACGTCCATTGCGGCCAATTGGGCAATATCGTTGGCGTCTTGCAAGGTGCCAGCGTCTTTACCAAAATTAGGTGCAGCTTGGCCTGCTTGCGACGTTGTGAAGAAAACCGGATCGATCACATCGAAATCTTTTTCTTCTTGCATGCGTTGCATCAGAACCGAACCCACCATACCGCGCCAACCGACTAGACCCACCCGTTTCATGATTACATCCTTTAGCGACAACAATTAATTAATTCGAGTCTTAGATATTAGTGAAATTCCGTATGCCTGACTAGCCAGCAAAGCCAATTAAGCGCGCTTTTATCCAATTTAAATGTTTCCAAACGTACCTTCACAGTGCAGCATGCCCCGCCAATCGGCGTTAAAATTAGGCTTTTTGCGACCCAAGAGGACTCCAGTGCGCGTTTTAATTCAAAGAGTCAAACAAGCTCAAGTCGATGTTGGCCACGAAACCATCGGCCAAATCAATGCCGGTTTATTACTGCTGGTTGGTGTTACGCATGAGGATGGAGCTGCTGATATCCAATGGCTAGTGAATAAAATCGCCAATTTACGGCTATTTAATGATGAAAACGGCGTGATGAATTTATCCATCCTCGATGTGGGGGCGGATGTTTTGGCGGTCAGCCAATTTACGCTGTTTGGCAATGTCAAAAAAGGCAATCGACCCAGCTGGGGCGAGGCAGCGCCGGGGCCAATCAGTCAGCCATTGTTTGATGAATTTGTTCGCCAGCTCAGCCTCAAGCTGACCAAGCCAGTGGCAACCGGGCGATTTGGTGCTGATATGCAAGTGGCTTTAATCAATGACGGCCCAATCACTTTATTGATTGATAGCAAAGCCCCCTAAATAAGGCTTTACCCGTACTTGACCGAAACAACATGCCAAGTGCAGAATGACCTTAGCGCCGATTTGAAACCCAGCTTGCGGGCGCTTTATAAATACTCGCTAAAGCGTGCAAAACCCACTGCACGTGGGTTTTTTGTTTTTTGCGCCAATTAATCGACAAATTGCGGGGCGCGTTCGAAATGCCGCTAAAGCGTCGGTGATTCAATCGAATAAACAGAATCACCGGCGAGTTTCTTAGGAGCTTGCCCATGTATGATTGTTTAGAAGCAACAACGATAAGCCTCCCAGCACCAACGGGATTACGCAAAAACCGCCGCCTTAACTTTGACAGGTATCGCGAGCACCACTGCTTACAGCTTCGCGCCGCGCCCTATACCGGCCCGCATTCCTTAATTCGGGCGTTTGCCGCGGCCCAAAGCTTACACCTACCAACGCATAATTTACCCGATGGTAGTTTATTGATTTTGGATTTGCTTTGCACTGAAGCCTTATTGTTTCAACGCCGCTTTCCTGATTTATTGGCCATTTATGAGCCTGCACGCCCCATTCCCAAAGGATAGCAATGCCCCGTTTGCAAGACGTTAAAGCCACCTGGATTCTCGCATGGCCGATTATGATCGGCCAACTCGCTCAAACTGGCACCGGCTTTGTCGATGCCGTCATGGCTGGCCACTTATCGGCTGGAGACTTGGCCGCAGTTTCAGTCGGCACGTCGATTTGGAGCGTGATGATTGTCACCATGTTTGGCTTATTGATTGCCATTAGCCCAA includes these proteins:
- a CDS encoding TolC family protein, with product MFNLKTSLAALSTTGLLLGCAVSSPPNQHELMPLALGKTTLAKQWKYAQSAGQFDAETLGFTPDATLKALIAESQSYNNDLRIAAARLEQSRAALKAAGAPLLPSLGFAAQTGQSALPTSNMSTSGFGLVASWEIDLWGRLASQQAASDSRFKASELDLLYSQQAIAAAVTRAWISTSEAQQQLAISKKMLGYAEQQLQLTQKSQQVGRSTGQDIALNQANVALYRNQFAANQQVLNQAQRSLEVLLGRYPAAEVTAANQLPTAAMTLPAGIPSELMTRRPDVLAAEQRFRAAFQDVEVAKRARLPSLKLTGGVAYIEESVIQLDPSLKNPLWALTGQLLAPIFTGGLLEAQVEAKNAKQLEAMAQYSKTAMMALNEVEGALSNERVLLQRQTALQTQTVQFKKAVELAMVQLKVGKADRYSVLQQQFNLASAEANLLRVQSERLSNRVSLHQALGGHFPS
- a CDS encoding SemiSWEET transporter, whose product is MNVLSLIGMSAALCTTIAFVPQVWQVWRSRSAKDISLGMYLIFVTGVSLWLVYGFMLGDWPLILANSVTLLLAGAVLLMKLYFEHKAKK
- the asd gene encoding aspartate-semialdehyde dehydrogenase, giving the protein MKRVGLVGWRGMVGSVLMQRMQEEKDFDVIDPVFFTTSQAGQAAPNFGKDAGTLQDANDIAQLAAMDVIISCQGGDYTTEVFPKLRASGWQGYWIDAASTLRMEDNAVIVLDPVNDDVIQGALARGVKNYIGGNCTNSIMLMGMGGLFKAGLVDWVSSMTYQAASGGGANHMRELLKGMGVVYNAVADELATPASAILDIDKKVAHTISNDVPTEFFGAPLAGGLIPWIDKQLDNGQSKEEWKGQAEVNKILGSDATIPVDGLCVRIGAMRCHSLALTIKLKKDLPLAEIESIIKSGNDWVKWVPNDREVTVKELIPAQITGKLDIGVGRVRKLNMGPEYISAFVIGDQLLWGAAEPLRRMLRILLAK
- the dtd gene encoding D-aminoacyl-tRNA deacylase, with the protein product MRVLIQRVKQAQVDVGHETIGQINAGLLLLVGVTHEDGAADIQWLVNKIANLRLFNDENGVMNLSILDVGADVLAVSQFTLFGNVKKGNRPSWGEAAPGPISQPLFDEFVRQLSLKLTKPVATGRFGADMQVALINDGPITLLIDSKAP